DNA sequence from the Leptospira limi genome:
TTTCATGATGATTCGATCGAGTAGGGTTGTCGCGGAATTGGTTTTACCGATGTTTTGGATTTGGGCTTTTTGAACAAAACCTTCTTCCAGTTTTCGAAAACTTTCTTTGAATGTTGTCAGTAAACCACCAAGTTCCTTTCGGATTAGTAAATCTGTTTTCTCAAACTCTTGGTTGGCAAGTGCCTCTTCAAATAGTTTTGTTTCTTTTAAAAACTTCCGAATCGGATCTTGTTCATTCTTAAACCGTTCTAAAGTTGTCTTTAACCAAGTTTGGTCCATTTTATTCCTCTGTTCCATTTTCATCTAACATCTGTATGCTGTCACAAGTGATATAATTAAAAATGACACTTTTTTCTGTTTGGTATTGTGCTTTCGGTAGAACTGATTTCCATTTTGTCATATCATACTCACAGTCATGTTTTTCACCTTTGGTTTCCCCACTGGATTCAACAAAATAAACCAAATACTTCTCTTCTTTTTTACCAAGCCGTTCACAACCAATGGAAGTGCTTGCACATTCTTTGATTTGTGGCGTAGGCCAATATGGTTCCTGTGTTGTGCCAAATCCTTTTGCTACTGCATTACGATCGAAGGCCCATTTATCAATACGGTAACTACAATGGTAATCATATACAGGTTCTTTTCGATACTTGGTTGTACAACTTTCAC
Encoded proteins:
- a CDS encoding LIMLP_15305 family protein: MDQTWLKTTLERFKNEQDPIRKFLKETKLFEEALANQEFEKTDLLIRKELGGLLTTFKESFRKLEEGFVQKAQIQNIGKTNSATTLLDRIIMKVTSAGYGLNGLGTGVQATSAEIEKVLNHDFSMLEKVGVLQKEILETLPTSFATNPEAAIEAINKLLLDFESQFEARNSIFLKI